A segment of the Leptolyngbya sp. NIES-3755 genome:
AGACTCGCTGGATCATGGTGGTCGTTTTTCTGATTGCGGCTGGAACCGATTGGCTAGACGGTTATTTAGCAAGGAAACTCAATCAAATTACCGATTTAGGCAAGTTTCTTGATCCGCTGGTCGATAAATTGCTGGTTTTGGCTCCATTGATGTCACTCGTAGAACTCCAGCAAATTCCAGCTTGGGGCGTGTTTGCGATTTTGGCACGAGAATTAACGATCGCAGGTTGGCGCGTTGATCCGAATCTCCAAAAATCCGTCCAAGGCGCAAATTTCTGGGGCAAGCTCAAAACCGTGAGTCAAATTGCCGCGATCGCACTTCTAATCGCGCCTTTATCCTCCGAATGGCAGCTTGCAACGTTGATCCTATTCTGGATTTCTGTCGCTCTCACTTGGATTTCAGGCTTAATCTATCTCTTTCCCCAGAAATCGAACTAACCAGCTTCCGGTTCTTCAAGTTTCTGACCAAGTTTCGGTTCTGTTCCTTCGAGAATTCGTTGAATATTTGATCGGTGTCGCCAAATCACATAAGCGCCACCCGCGATCGCAAACAGCAAATACGGTAAGGGCTGCCCAAATAGAATCATAAAGGCGATGACCGAAACGGCTCCCGTGATCGAGCTAATCGATACAATCCGCGTAATTCCTAAACTCAACGCAAATACGCCCACGGTCGAGAGTGCCACCATCCAATTCATCGCCAGCAAAATCCCCAAACTGGTGGCAACCGATTTTCCGCCTGAGAATCCGAGCCAAATCGATTTACTATGCCCGAATAACGCTGCAAGTCCGGCTAGAGTGACCATCACAGGTTGCCAGACCCCAAAATCCAAGCCAACGATTTTAGAGTAATAGAGCCAACCGGGAAGATAAGTAAAAGCGTAATTCACAGCCGCGATCGCTAACGCACCCTTACCAATATCAATCAAGAGAACGATCAAAGCCGGAATTTTTCCGATCGTTCGCAACACGTTCGTAGCTCCAGTCGATCCCGATCCCGCTTCTCGAATATCAATCCCTTTGAGTAATCGACCAGCCAAATAACCAGTTGGAATCGAACCAAGCAAGTAAGCAACGATGAGAAGCAGTGCGTTATTGATAAACCAAGAAGGAAGCATATTAGTAATAGGATTGTTGCTGAATCATTTGTTGGGGACTCGGCGCAAACGCAAGCAGTAAAGGAAACTGAAGCAACGCGAGATTGATATTTTCTTCGGTTTCATCCACAATAATCAGCGGCAAAAATCCGTCTTTGTCTAATCGTTCGGCTTTGAGTGCTAGAGGTTCAGGCACTTCAAAGAGTGCAATTCCACGATCGCTACCAAAATCACTCCGAGTCACCCCCAAACAATCTTGCATTCCGCGCCGCCATTCTCCTAACCGCTCTGGAGAATTTGCCAAAATCAGAACTCGTAAGCGATCGCGATAAAGATTGTACAAAATCGAAATCGATGCCGATGCGATCAAAATATTTTGCAAGCGCGATCCCATTGTCCGAATTGCACCGCGTCCCCCTTGTTTGAAGAACCAAGTCGAAACCCGCTCCGCATGAACTGGCTCAAACGTGCGACGCAATTTCCAAACCGGACCGTAATAATCGGGCTGATTGCGAAACTGATCGATAATGCTGCGAATCTTCTGAGATTTCTCCTCGAATGTTGATTCCGCAAAATCCGGACTCGGAGCCGCCTGCGATTTCGGTGCTTCCTGAATCAGAGCAGGTTGCGGCACTTCCGCTTGAAAAGTCGGTAACTCTAACTGTTCAGCCGCGATCGCTAAATCCTGCAAACTGCCCACCAAATAATCTTTGAAACTCTGAACCCGCACCGCAATCTCTTGAGACGCGCCCGCAAACGAGGACTTCATCTCGTTACGAATCCGTTCTTGGCGGCGTTCTAATTGCTCGATCGACAGTTGCAATGTCTGTCTCCGCTGTTCCAACTCCGCCAAATTCTGCTGTACGACCCGTCCCAAAGCATCTCGCGTTTGAGCAATCTGCCCCTGCAAATCATCACGAGTCGCAGCCAACCGCTCAATCTCGCGCTGAAGATCCTGTTCCTGCTGCACCAAATCAGATTGAGTCTCCGGTAACTTCAATTCTGGCAACGCTGCCCCCGGTTCAGAAGGCGTAGTTTCATCGGAAATTGGCAACTCATCAGAACTCATACGCAATACTCAATCCCTAAGCCTTGGGAAAACGGTGTTCAAGGCACATCCGTAACATTTTAGGATCAAAAATGATCGGGAGAAAGTGAATACTTTTGACTTCCCGAAAATAGAACAGAATCGGCACAGGCGACCAAAAGATTTCCCAGTTCTGCCATTCCGCATACGGAAAGCGCCGAATCATCGTTTCACCCCGATATACATCCAAATCAGTTGGCGTAAATCGTAACCGTAACATTGCGGTCTGAATCAGCAAAAACGCGCCAAATAAGCCGATCGCACCCGCCACCCAGACCTGCACAAGTAACAGCGGGATCGCAGCCGCAATCAGCACGATCGGGATCGTATAGCTTGGAGCGAGTTCGATCGTTTCACTTCCAGCGAAATTGGCATCAGTCATGAGACATTCCTCGCACGTCAGGGACAATTCATATTTTAGACTGGGACGAATCTCTAGGACTCGCGGTACGATCGCTCTTAGATAGCGCTCACTCTCAAGGAAGGATCTCAATGTTTATCACGGAACTTTCACCGCTCGTTCAAGAACTCACCCAGCAACCCGTCGCCTTTCTCGGTGGGCTATTTTCAGGCTTGCTGCGTCTCAGTTTAAACGAAGAACCCGTCAAAAGCTGGCTAACTCAGCAAACGGGAACCACCGTCTATGTCACCAATCCCCACAATGGGAACGGCAACGCGCCTAAATCTATCTCGATCGACTGATATCAGTCATCCGGTTAACGCTCGTCACTGAGGAATAAAGGAGTAGTTCTATCTGGATCTGCTCCTTTATTTTTGCAAGTTAAGCCTTAAGAAACAAAAGAAATCCTTAACTAGATGAATGATAAGAATAAGAATTGTTTGTAGTAATTTTTCAGAGTTTCATCAAATATCAAAAGAGTAGAACAAAAGTCTACAAATTGGTAGAGATGAACTTAGTAACAGTCTAAATTCTTCATGGTAGAATTCGATTTAAGAGGGTGCAAAGTCTGTGATTTTGAATAGATTTGTCGCCAAGATTTTTAGCCTTTCTAATATGCGTTTTCATTCAATGATGGTCGGAGTTCTTGTATGAAAGTATCAAAGTTAGCCCCCCTTCAAGCATTTTTCTACTCAGGATTCCTGAGTGTTACGATCGCGGGAATTGCCCAAGCCGCACCGACTCAAACCGCTCCCAAGCCAACCGTGTACGCAGTTGGGCAAGAAACAGGCGGCACACTGAGAACTTATCAAAGCCAACTCGGTTTTCGTTTCGATGTGAAAGCACCTTATTCGATCGATACCTCTCAAGAAGGACAAGGAACGATCGTGGTTCGTAATCCTGATTTAGAAAATGCAGCAGTCGGAAGCGATGAGCCTGCACCTGTCGATAGTAATGTACAATCTCAATCTTCTCCAGGCGATCGCATTACGATTACAAGATATGAAAATCCGAATCGATTGAATGCACGCCAATGGGCAGAACAAAACCCAACGCAATCGTTTTTTGATGGACGACAAAGCGATTACAGAAGTTATAGTTTCGCGGGTCAACCTGCTGTTTCCTATTCTTGGTGCGGAAATAGCAACTGTGGCGATAATGTAGTCGTTCCTAGTCGGGATGGTCGTAGCATTTTCGTCTTGAGTGCGTTGTACGAATACCCCGGTAATGCGGTGCGATGGGACTTTAAGCGCATGGTGGGACGATTTCGCTTGACCCAATAGTAAACCGATCGAATCTCTCACTTGCCTGGAATGCGATCGCGTTTCAGGCTTTTTGATCTGTCTCAAGGTAGAAATTCGGGAACTTCAGTGGAAAAAACTCGGTCATGACAACAGAACGCCACTCCGGAAGGGTTCGATACAGCTTTTTCAAGTTCTTTATCATTCACACGATCGAGGTTGATGACCATGTCGCTAGATAGCTTGACAGGAATTCGGAATTTTGTAGTTCGAGGGACAGCATTATCGTTGGGAGCGCTAATGGTGGCGGGTAGTGCGGCAATGGCTCAAACTGCTCCCGGAGATGTGGTGATTCCAACGGAACCCGATCGCGGTAGTACCACTCCAATTCCGACCAGACCGGGTGATACGACGATTCCTTCTCCGACCGCAGCGGGAACACGATTCGCGTGTCAAATTAATAACGGTCAGAATACAGTGATGTATTTCCCGGAAAGTCAGCCGAATCAGGCTTATCCGTGGGCGGTTCCGAGTACGTTGGGTGGAGGCTGGAGTTCCGATCGTCGTTGTAATGAAATCGCTCGTCGGCTAGAGTCCTATCGTCCGGATGGCTTGGTGGAGATGCGAACCGGATCTGAAAACGGCTACAACACGATTTGTGTAACGACCGATCGCGTTCCAACTTGCCGAATTGTGCTAACGGTTCCTCCTGGACAAGATCCGACTGTGACCCGCGATCGCGTTTTCCAAAATCTTTCAGTCGCAGATAGCGGTCAGCAAACTCAAGGCGTTGTCACGTTTGGTGGCGGTCGATCGGATATCTTGGATCAACTGGGACGAGTAGTCGGGATTCGGAATCGTCGATCGACGACTGGCAACATCAATTTGAAGCCGTTCTTATCAACGAAAGATGGTGGAACAGGTGAACGATTGGTCGGTGGAGTACAAACGCGATCGAATCGTCCAGCTACGAGAACGACTCCTCGAATCTTCCAGCGGTAGTTTATAGCAGCGATGATTTAGCCTGCTGAATTGGAAGGTCGATCATAAATTCCGCTCCTTTCAATTCGGTAGAACAACAGGTTAATCTTCCTTGATGTTGTTCCGTCACGATCTGATAACTGGTTGCAAGCCCCATTCCCGTCCCTTTCCCGATCGGCTTTGTCGTAAAGAACGGATCAAACATTCGGGCTTGCACCGTTTCAGAAACTCCCAACCCATTGTCAGTGATGCGAATCCGAATTTGTGCTGAGCTAATACGCTCTGTGTGAAGCTCGATCGTAGGGTGTTGTTGCTCTTCTAGCCACTTCGCATCCTTGACAGCCAACTCTAGGGCATCGATCGCGTTCGTAATGATCTGCAAGAAAACTTGATTCAGCGATCCAGCAAAACATTCGATGCTCGGTAATTCAGCATAGTGCTTAACCACTTTAATCTTATGTTTTTGATTCAATCGATTCTGCAAGATCGTTAAAGTGCTCTCAATCCCATCATGGATGTTCACCAGTTTCAGTTCTGCTTCATCCAAACGAGAAAAAGTTCTGAGCGATAAAACAATTTCTCGAATTCGTTCCGCCCCAGTTCGCATTGAGCTAAACAAACTCATCAAATCCTCGAACACAAACTCTAGATCCATGTCCTCGATCGACTGTTTAATCGCAGAATGAGGATCGGGATAGTGTTGCCGATACAACTCAAGCAACTCAGCAATATCTTCAAAGTAAGTCGTTGCGTGGCTGATATTGCCATAGATAAAACTGATCGGATTGTTGATCTCATGAGCAATTCCCGCCACTAACTGACCCAGCGAAGACATTTTTTCACTGTGAATTAACTGCGCTTGAGTCCGCTGAAGATCTTGAAGTGCCTTTTCTAAATCGATCGCTTGTTGTCTCAGTTGTGCCTCTGATCGACGTAATGCCTCTTCGTCCGCTTTACGATCGCTAATATCCCGCACAATTCCCAAAATACTAATCACCGCTCCATTGGAGCCTTTAATCGCCGCAGTGTTGGACAATGCCCAGTACCAGGAGCCATCTTTTCGTTTTGATCGAAACTCGATCGCGGTTTGTCGCTCTCCAGTTTTTAACAATTGTTCAACCGAAGCATAAGTAATTGCAAGATCGTCTGGATGAATGTAGTCGGCAAAAGCATGTCCGATCAGTTCACTTGGCAAAAAACCAGTAATCTCTGTAACTTTGGGAGAAAGATAAGTAAACATTCCTGCGGGCGAAAACGCAAAAATTAGATCATTCGCATTTTCGACAAAGCTCCGAAATCGTGCTTCACTTTCTACGATCGCTTGTTCTGCTCGTTTGCGTTCCTGCTCGATTTGAACGCGATCGCTGACATCGATCAACATTCCATCCCACACGATCGCACCATCAATCTGAAGTTCAGGTCGAGAATGCCCTTGTATCCATTTGAGCTTTCCAGAAGGTGGAATAATTCGTCCTGTCCACGACCAAGGTTGCAACTGCGCTGCGGATTCCTGGAGGGTGCGCTCAAACTCAGGGCGATCGTCTGGATGAATTTGATTAATGGGTAAGCTGCCATCATGATAAATCACTTCCGGTTCAAGCTCCCACAATTCCTCAGAAAACGCACTCAGATAAGGGAAAGAGTAGCTTCCATTCGGGGCTAAGCGAAATTGATATAGGATTCCGGGCACATTTGCGGCTAGGCGTTGAAATCGTGCTTCACTTTGCTTCAGAGCTTGTTCAGCATATTTTCGATCGCTAATATCTCGAATAATCACCAACGCTTCGTGATCATTGCAGCGAATGACGCGCACTTCTTCATACTGCACTTCGCCATCAAAATCGAGTTCTTGCTCGTAAATCTGCACTTCATGGGTGATGATCGCACGTTCGATATATTCAATCCGTCGATACGCCAATTCAGGCGGCATAAACTCCCAAAGATATTTACCGTGCCAGTCAATTTCCGCACCACATGCCCGAAACGATCGAGGCAGGCTAAAATCCAAACATATCCCTTCACGGCTCAACCGAAGCATCAGATCAGGAATGGCTTCGAGCAAAATCTGATAATCGCGATCGCTTTGCGGCAAGGCAGTATCCGGACTGTCAATACTCATTACCAAATCTTCAAACAGGAATCTCAGATAGAGTGCCCGATCTCAGACGGTTTTGATCAAACTCACGGGTGTTGTAAATAACATCCAAACCGAGTTCAATCTGATCCCCAATGTATTGGTAGAAGCGGATTTTAGGCGATCGCTATATAATACATCCAAATTCTAAATTGAACTGGTGTAAGAGGCGTTTGAATTAATGTTGCCTAATCAAAAGTCGTCCGCGCTTGGCGTTGCGTTGTTGCTCACCACTGTTGCGACTACAAAACCCCTCGAATCAATTTTTATTTCTTCTGTTTCAGCTCAAGCCACACCGACGACGTTTCCGCTCCCCACCTCGGTTCCGTCTGGTACGACGGTGCAAATTGACGGTTCGAGCAGTATGGCAGCGATTAACCAAGCCCTCAAGCAGCGGTTTGAAAGCCAGTTTTCGGGCAGCACTATCACTCTCAACTACTCAGGAACCCCAACCGGACTTCAATCGCTTCAAGCAGGCAAAATCGATCTCGCCGCGATCGGACGACCTTTAACCCAAGCCGAACGCAATCAAGGACTCGTTCCTGTCTCAATGGGACGCGGCAAAATTGCGCTAATCGTCAGCCCCGACAATCCGTTCAAAGGCAGCATCACTGTACCGCAGTTTGTCAGAATTGTGCGCGGAGAAATCACCGACTGGTCAGAATTGGGCGGACAGCCTGGAAAAATTCGATTTGTCGATCGACCGGATCTCAGCGATACCCGCGCCGCATTTCAGAACTATTCGGTCTTTATCCAAACCCCCTATCAACTCGGAAATACCGCCACGAGAGCCGGAGAAGATAGTACCCAAGCCGTCGCTCAACAACTCGGAAAAGACGGATTAAGTTTTGCGCCTGCGAATCAGGTGTTAAATTCAGCCAACCTCCGGATCGTGCCGATGCACAATACGTTACCCACCGATCCGCGCTATCCGTTCTCGCAACCGTTCTACTACGTGCATCGAGCCAATCCTTCTCCAGGAGCAGCCGCATTTTTGGGTTATGCCAGTTCAGACTCAGGACAAAAAACAGCAGAAGCGACCGAAACTGATCCAGCATCATTAGGACTCGATCCAGCAGTTCTATTGGCAGCAGGAAGCGTGGCGGCAGGATCGCTAAATGCAGGAGCAGGGGCAGGATCTTCGCCTTCTCCAAACGCAACGGCTTCGCCCGCAGCGATCGCTTCTCCAAACGCAACCGTTCCCGGTGGCGCAACGACCCCTCCAGAAGGATCACAAGCGGTTGCCCCCAATACGAGTGAAGGACGAAACGAGGGAGGAATTCCCGGCTGGCTCTGGTGGCTTTTACCATTAGGAATTGGAGCGCTACTGCTCGCTTGGTGGCTCCGTCGCCGCTCTACTCCCACCGCAGAAACGCCTGTTACTCCCCCGGCTCCACCAACAACCGTGACTCCACCGCCACCGCCGCCTTTGATGACTCCGACTGAAACAGATGGCAGTCTCGCTTCTCGTGCAGGTTCAGTCATTAGCTCCGATCGACAATCGATCGCTGAAGTGCAATCGCCAACCATTCCCCCTACGGCTGCAATCGGGGGTGCTGCACTTGCGGGTGCGGGAGCCGCTTCATTAATTAATTCAGGACAAACACAGCCCCCAGTCGAACTAGAACCGCCAACCGCTGAGGTTCCACCTGCTGACCTTTCACAAACCACCGAGATTCCGCCTGTCGAGCCTCCGATCGCTGAAGAATCGATCCCAGTTCCCGATCGACCTTTAGTAGAAATCCGAGAAACGCCCCCGATCGAGGTTCCAACCTCCCAAATCGAGCCACCAGAAGCACCCCCCGAAACGGACATGCCAAATGGTGCAATTCTAGGAGCGGCTGGATTAGGAGTAGCTGGAGCCGCTGCTTGGATGAGTCGGACTCGATCGGGAGTTCCCCCACAAACCGATGTGCCCGAAACGGAACCGCTGTCGTCTCTGGATGCGATCGAGCCTTTGGATGAGGTTGAAGATGCACCCCTCGATCAACCCCCAGTTGAGTTGTACGTTGATGATTCACCTACCGTGGTCGATGAGCTTAACCCTGAAGTTGCAGATCCAAATTACGTCCAACTGAATTTAGATCCTCAGAGTCCGACGAGTGAAAGTTCGATCGTAAATCCAACGAACGATTCAAACTTTGCTCAAGGTGTACTTCCAGGAATTGCGGTACTGGGAGGAACTGGACTCGGAGCAGCCATCAGCAGCGAACCCGAACCTTCATTGGAAAGTTCATCGATCGTTGAATCGAGTTTAGAACCAACAAACGTCGAATCAGAAGCTACCAATATCGAATCGGAAGTCACAAACATCGAATCAGAAGTCACAAACATCGAATCAGAAGTTACCAACGTCGAACCGGAAGTCACAAACATCGAACCGGAGGTTACCAATGCAACCTCGGACGAAACCGATGTAAATCAAGGAGTCATTCCAGGACTCGCAGCCTTGGGAGGAGCAGCGCTTGGAATTGCAGGAGTGGCAGCAACTGGAAATGGCGAATCCGCAGAACCTTTAGAAACACCTACGATCGACACCTCCGGATCTGCAATTTCTGAACCACAACTCGCTGAAATCGATGCTGGAACCGATTTAGAAACCGATGAGTTCGCGTCAATTACTGCTGAAGAACCGGACACTATTTCAGAAGAACCGCCCACCATTCTCGAAATTCCAGACTCGGAACCCCCAATTGTAGAAGCCGCAATTCCTGGAGTTGCCGCAGTTGGAGGACTCGGACTCGCAGCCGCAGGATTAATCGGCGATCGAGAAAACACAACTCAAACCAATGTAGAAGCGGCTCGTTTTGATGTGGGACAAACCGATTTATCGAGTGAAACTCTAGCCTCGGTGGATGAAGACTTACCCGATTTACCAGACGGCTACGGTGAAAGTCGCATCGTTCTCATGCCAAGAGATCCACAATGGGCGTATACGTATTGGGATCTTCCGAACGAACATAAATCTGAACTGCGGACTCAAGGAGGACAAACGCTCGTTCTACGTCTGTACGATGTGACGGACATCAATTTAGAGCATCAAAGCCCCCACAGTTTGCAGCAATTTGAATGTGATGAACTTGCCCGCGATTGGTATGTCCCGATTCCGGTCAGCGATCGAGATTACTTAGTCGAAATCGGCTACCTCACTGGAGACGGACGCTGGTTGATGTTAGCGCGATCGCTTCCTGTACGAATTCCACCCGTTTATCCCTCTGCTTGGGAAAACGATCAATTTGTCACGATCGACTGGGATAGAGAACTACAGGGTCAAACCTCATTTACCTTGGGATCACAGACTGATTCAGATCTAGTCGCCACCCCGAATGGAATGTATGATCAGATTCTCGGTCTATCTCAAGGCGCAGAACTTCAACGGATTGCAGGCTCGATCTTCGGCTCGATGCAGCAAGTTCCGATTCAGTCGATTAGCTCGTATGTGTTCCCATCCGGAGTCGGAATGTGGGCACTCCCGACCGTTTCTGGAATGTCCGGGGTTGGAATGTCTGGAGTCGGTCTTTTCTCAGGAGGAGCCGTCCCGATTCGTCCCCGCAAATTCTGGCTCGTCGCAGATGCGGAACTGATTATTTACGGTGCCACCGAACCCGATGCCACGGTCACGATCGCAGGTGAAACAATCCCGCTCAGTCCCGACGGCACGTTCCGATTCCAAATGTCATTCCAAGATGGTTTAATCGATTATCCGATCTTGGCAGTGGCAAAAGATGGCGAACAAACGCGATCGATTCATCTGAAGTTCACCCGCGAGACTCCAAGCCGAAACACCAACACCAAAGATGAAGCCATCGACGAGTGGCAATCCTAAAAGGAAGGGAGTCATGAAAAAGTTAATTCAAGGACACCAACGGTTCCGAGAAAGCTACGTTCCGAAACATATTGATCAGCTAGAAGAACTTTCACATGGTCAAAAGCCGCGTGTCTTGTTCATCACCTGTTCCGATTCCCGCATTGATCCAAATCTGATCACCCAAGCGGATATCGGGGACTTGTTCATCATTCGGAATGCAGGCAATATTATTCCGCCTTACGGGGCTGCGAATGGTGGAGAGGGAGCCGCAGTTGAGTACGCCTTGAATGCGCTCGACATCCAGCAAATCATCGTCTGTGGACATTCTCACTGCGGTGCGATGAAAGGATTGCTCCAACTTGGAAAGCTCGAAGAAGAAATGCCGCTCGTCTATGACTGGCTCAAGCATTCTGAGGCAACGCGGCGATTGGTGAGAGAGAATTACACGCAGTACAGCGGTGAGGAATTATTAGAGATTACGATCGCTGAAAATGTTCTCACCCAAATCGAGAACCTGAAAACCTATCCGATCGTCCACTCCCGCTTGTACCAGCGCAGACTCGAAATCTTCGCCTGGATCTACCATCTCGAAACCGCAGAAGTTCTCGCTTTTGATCCTGACACACATTCGTATGTTCCCCCTCAAAGCCAGCTTTCGATTCGCGAGCTGGGTGGACTGGTTCCGGGTGAATACGAGAAAACGAGTGCGCCTCCAGTGGCATGTGAATTGGTGAATAGAAGTCCGATCGCAGAAACCGGAGCACAGCGATCGCTTGAACCGATGTCGCAAACAGTACATGCAGAAACCGTTCTAGAGCCAATGCCCTGGTTGACTCCCGAACAGGCTGAACGAATTTATCGTGGTTCAGTAGCTCAACGGTAATTAACTTGATAGTGATTTTGGATGTTCAACGGCGATCGTTGAGCATCCATTTTTATGGGTGGAAAAAGATGAATTACAAATGGTTGGATACTTCAATTGGCACATTGTTACTGACTTCGGATGGTCGATCGCTAACCGGACTCTATCTGCAAGGACAAAAACATTTTCCAAACCATACTCCAGACTGGAAAGAATTCAACGAACTTGATCTATTCATCGAAGCCGAAAAACAGCTTAGAGAATACTTTGCTCATCAGCGACAACAATTTAATCTGCCACTCGACCCGATTGGAACTGCTTTTCAAAAACAAGTCTGGCAACAGTTACAACAAATCCCGTTCGGTGAAACAATCTCTTATGGAGCTTTAGCGAACCGAATTGGAATACCCACTGCATCCCGCGCTGTTGGAGCCGCAAACGGACGCAATCCGATCTCGATCGTCGTTCCTTGTCATCGCGTCATCGCCACGAATGGAAAGATGACGGGTTACGCGGGGGGTATCGATCGTAAACAATGGCTATTGCAACATGAGCAATCAAGTAGAGCTGCTACTCCCGTGTAGCCCTCGCTATTCGATTAAGTCTTTCAAGTCAAATCCATTAAATTACACAACTTGTAAATCGTTCTTGCTGCCACGTTCCCGTCCCATTCCGCATCGCCAATTTCGACCACATCAAAGCCAATTACTTTCCGTCCACTGTTCACAACTTCGCGGAACAAACAAAATGCTTGCTCTAACTCCAATCCACCCGGCACAGGTGTCCCCGTCGTCGGACAGAGCTTTGGATCAAAGCCATCGACATCGACGCTGATATACACCTCTTGTGGTAGTTCAGACACAATTTGCTGACAGGTTTCAAGCCAAGATACACCTGCGTACTGTTTCTGTTTCAGCATTGCATCGAAGTATGTTGAAATCCGTCCATTAGAGTCGCGGATTAGATTGACTTCATCTAAGCAAACATCCCGAATTCCAACTTGAACGAGTTTCGTCATTTGCGGCAGTTTTAGCACGTTATACATAATCGAAGCATGTGAGTACTCAAAGCCTTCGTAAGCTTCTCGTAAGTCCGCATGAGCATCAATGTGTAAAATACCAAAATTATCATAATGTTGTGCGATCGCGCTTAAATACCCCAGCGGCACACTATGATCCCCACCAATCACCGCAACTCGTTTTCCTTGTTGAAGTAATCGATCGCAGTGTTCAAATAACCATTGATTCAAGCTTTCACAGCCTTGATTGACGGTTTCGAGTCGTTTAGATAGTTCAGTATCAAGGGGTTGACCGATCGATAATCGATCGATGATTTTGGCAGCATCGGCTCGGAGCGTATCACTACGATCGAGAATTTCCTGTGAAATCTCAGGCATAAAAATCCCTTGCTTCCACCCGTCCGGATTGTCAAAGTCGTACAAATCAAGCTGAGAGGAAGCATTCAACATCGCTTCAACTCCACGGGCTGTCCCTGCACTGTAAGAAACAGTCACTTCCCAAGGCACACCCAGGACAATCAAATTTGCCGATTCCTGGTCAAATGGTAATCCAAACAATCGACCCACAACACTGATTCCACTGGGATCGTAGTTTTGTAAATCTGTCATCTTTGATAGTTCCTAAATCGTTTGAAGGGCTTTTCTAAGGGATTGTGGTTCGGGCAAAAGTTCGCCTGTTGCAAGGGTTGATTCGACTAATAGTTCTAGTACTTCCTGAGCATTCTGAAAGGCTTCCTCGTATGTTTCGCCATGAGTGTGGCAGAACTCACCCCATTCAGGCAAACTGACTACGTAACATTGATCTTCATCTGACCACTGAATGAGGATA
Coding sequences within it:
- a CDS encoding hypothetical protein (similar to AA sequence:cyanobase_aa:ssr0336), producing the protein MDYRYSILIQWSDEDQCYVVSLPEWGEFCHTHGETYEEAFQNAQEVLELLVESTLATGELLPEPQSLRKALQTI
- a CDS encoding arginase (similar to AA sequence:cyanobase_aa:LBDG_57460) is translated as MTDLQNYDPSGISVVGRLFGLPFDQESANLIVLGVPWEVTVSYSAGTARGVEAMLNASSQLDLYDFDNPDGWKQGIFMPEISQEILDRSDTLRADAAKIIDRLSIGQPLDTELSKRLETVNQGCESLNQWLFEHCDRLLQQGKRVAVIGGDHSVPLGYLSAIAQHYDNFGILHIDAHADLREAYEGFEYSHASIMYNVLKLPQMTKLVQVGIRDVCLDEVNLIRDSNGRISTYFDAMLKQKQYAGVSWLETCQQIVSELPQEVYISVDVDGFDPKLCPTTGTPVPGGLELEQAFCLFREVVNSGRKVIGFDVVEIGDAEWDGNVAARTIYKLCNLMDLT
- a CDS encoding methylated-DNA--protein-cysteine methyltransferase (similar to AA sequence:cyanobase_aa:LBDG_47670) → MNYKWLDTSIGTLLLTSDGRSLTGLYLQGQKHFPNHTPDWKEFNELDLFIEAEKQLREYFAHQRQQFNLPLDPIGTAFQKQVWQQLQQIPFGETISYGALANRIGIPTASRAVGAANGRNPISIVVPCHRVIATNGKMTGYAGGIDRKQWLLQHEQSSRAATPV